The Primulina tabacum isolate GXHZ01 chromosome 16, ASM2559414v2, whole genome shotgun sequence genome window below encodes:
- the LOC142529152 gene encoding protein DECREASED SIZE EXCLUSION LIMIT 1, producing MSKRPPPDPVAVLRGHRASVTDVSFHLSKNILFTGAADGELRIWDTVQHRTVSSSWVHSAAHGIMSVVAVGENRVISQGRDGTVKCWDIAEGGLSRIPVTTFNTSSYHFCKLSVLQNPNAKINGLVKDRPESEVAASEIENLTLVEGDKEVVGVRYVAVAGEDSSVVEIWDVDAAENLVKLSHSSTGSNFSTKGRGMCMAVRAFLPSESQGYINVISGYEDGSMVWWDLRNPSLPVSCIKFHSEPVLSLCVDYSCGGGISTSADEKIVMFKLDPSMGSCLAKKEIILERPGTAGASIRADSKILATAGWDHRVRIYDYRKGNALAILKYHHATCNAVSFSSNSKLLASSSEDTTIALWELYPPKN from the coding sequence ATGAGCAAGCGTCCACCCCCTGATCCAGTGGCCGTTCTCAGAGGCCACCGTGCTTCGGTCACCGATGTTTCCTTTCATCTCTCCAAAAATATCTTATTCACGGGCGCTGCAGATGGTGAATTGCGCATATGGGATACTGTACAACATCGAACTGTTTCTTCTTCATGGGTGCACAGCGCAGCTCATGGGATTATGAGTGTAGTTGCTGTTGGAGAGAACAGGGTTATTAGCCAGGGACGTGATGGAACGGTCAAGTGTTGGGATATTGCAGAAGGGGGCTTGTCCAGAATCCCAGTTACTACATTCAATACCAGTTCTTATCATTTTTGCAAGCTTTCAGTTTTACAAAACCCCAATGCTAAGATCAATGGACTCGTCAAGGATCGCCCGGAAAGTGAGGTTGCGGCTAGTGAAATCGAAAACTTGACATTGGTAGAAGGTGACAAGGAAGTAGTAGGAGTTAGGTATGTTGCTGTAGCTGGCGAAGATTCATCTGTGGTTGAAATCTGGGATGTCGATGCAGCTGAAAACCTTGTCAAGCTATCTCATTCCTCCACAGGATCAAATTTTTCTACAAAGGGTAGAGGAATGTGTATGGCTGTTCGAGCATTCTTACCTTCTGAATCCCAAGGATACATAAATGTTATATCTGGCTATGAAGATGGATCCATGGTTTGGTGGGATTTAAGGAATCCATCCTTGCCAGTGTCATGTATAAAATTTCATTCAGAACCAGTTCTAAGCTTGTGTGTTGACTATTCATGTGGAGGGGGGATCTCTACATCCGCTGATGAAAAAATAGTGATGTTTAAATTGGATCCTTCGATGGGATCATGTTTGGCCAAGAAAGAAATTATTTTGGAGAGGCCTGGAACAGCTGGAGCCTCGATCCGGGCAGATAGCAAAATATTAGCAACTGCTGGCTGGGATCACCGTGTGAGGATATATGACTATCGCAAAGGAAATGCTTTGGCCATATTGAAGTATCATCATGCCACTTGTAATGCTGTTTCATTCTCGTCTAATAGCAAACTGTTGGCTTCATCTTCAGAAGATACAACAATTGCGCTTTGGGAACTTTATCCTCCTAAAAACTGA